A genomic region of Aspergillus oryzae RIB40 DNA, chromosome 1 contains the following coding sequences:
- a CDS encoding uncharacterized protein (predicted protein), translating into MAVRRSARLRNRQASNVSHPQIHRLLTPIHSLAQVCPCFCLVKYQTTNFGSWLKEPQPPASPVNNTTTDTTNNNNKLPSVMERDETPADVPSNHTTTNTTTTTPKSTTNVRTPHKATPAQKQTPAKTPTSAVTRPSHQEMHPSKVHQSTTKQADSGLILGFNPIKKDAEGNVMKDSLVETTPSKTKTSPASTYYGTPAFEFKFSSADSQLSDEAKKLMESVREDVARIKAQMVQEKESQPDQDSNNQTENRKIAEPKGQASRFNAAHMAEFKKMDSIAGHASAFRATPGRFQPVRKDLKRTTSKARLDESNQNSPTKSPTKSPAPAPVGAKRVKRDRSDDTSTRRETVGEKSASKPAVTRTRPAIRSSLMTPTRASMARTSSTSLRPPRTSMLPRPSLAHSPTSKQSNTPRTPNTDFNPRFKSGLPQLNLKSILRPHQPLFSKDPAKIAAGTHVAAPEFSSKFLLGSTHDASEESAVTPSPKKRVEFSSSTRLQDDEALPSPSPSKFTAGSPSRVASDIVYPTLPALTPDHASKKSDSKTKSPTIRHVRQSDAPTNLSLPDIPGVPHGIGSKKRHRETEATHDPSLPDVPGVPHGIGNKKRHRDAAGRDVDTENVPPADTAAENRSAKRVKLSSPSKLSPFKFSPSKMPTPSPTKARSHTPLRSTTSASRTGTPASARQKSRNALTMSRLNALAQPKNRS; encoded by the coding sequence atggcgGTTCGACGGTCCGCCCGCCTGCGTAATCGCCAGGCTTCGAATGTAAGTCACCCACAAATCCATCGACTGTTGACTCCAATTCATTCACTTGCCCAAGTTTGCCCTTGCTTCTGTCTTGTCAAGTACCAGACAACTAACTTTGGTTCCTGGTTGAAGGAACCGCAGCCGCCCGCGTCACCTGTCAACAACACCACTActgacaccaccaacaataacaacaaaCTCCCCTCCGTCATGGAACGCGACGAGACTCCCGCCGACGTTCCCTCCAACCACACCACTACTAacaccaccactactactcCGAAGTCCACAACCAATGTCCGCACCCCACACAAGGCTACTCCCGCTCAAAAGCAAACCCCGGCGAAAACGCCCACCAGTGCAGTCACTCGTCCATCCCACCAAGAGATGCATCCCAGCAAAGTCCACCAAAGCACCACCAAGCAGGCGGACTCGGGCCTGATCCTGGGTTTCAACCCGATTAAGAAAGATGCCGAAGGGAACGTGATGAAAGATTCTCTAGTTGAGACTACCCCAAGCAAGACAAAGACGTCGCCCGCTTCGACATACTACGGAACGCCCGCCTTCGAGTTCAAGTTTTCTTCCGCCGACTCCCAGCTAAGCGATGAAGCTAAGAAGCTCATGGAGAGCGTGCGCGAGGATGTTGCTAGAATCAAAGCTCAGATGGTtcaggagaaggagagtCAGCCCGACCAGGATAGCAACAACCAGACAGAAAATCGCAAGATCGCTGAACCAAAGGGCCAGGCTAGCCGATTCAACGCTGCTCATATGGCGGAattcaagaagatggattCAATTGCTGGACACGCGTCTGCCTTCCGCGCCACTCCTGGTCGCTTCCAGCCCGTCCGCAAGGATCTCAAGCGGACCACCTCCAAGGCACGGCTGGATGAGTCTAACCAAAATTCGCCCACCAAATCGCCGACTAAATCGCCTGCCCCTGCTCCAGTTGGTGCCAAGCGCGTCAAACGTGATAGGAGCGATGACACCTCCACTCGCCGTGAGACTGTTGGTGAGAAGAGCGCTTCAAAGCCAGCCGTGACTCGCACAAGGCCCGCTATCCGCAGTTCATTGATGACTCCTACTCGAGCCTCCATGGCGCGTACTTCGTCCACCAGCCTCAGACCCCCACGGACAAGCATGCTCCCTCGACCATCTCTTGCACATTCCCCTACCTCAAAGCAGTCGAATACCCCGCGCACGCCCAACACGGACTTCAATCCTCGATTTAAGAGTGGCTTGCCCCAGTTGAACCTAAAGTCGATCCTTCGTCCACATCAACCTTTGTTTTCGAAAGATCCTGCGAAGATCGCAGCAGGCACACATGTGGCAGCCCCCGAATTCAGTTCCAAATTCTTGTTGGGCTCAACCCACGATGCTTCAGAAGAGTCTGCAGTGACACCATCACCCAAGAAGCGCGTTGAGTTCTCCTCCAGTACTAGATtgcaggatgatgaagctctgCCATCCCCATCTCCCTCCAAATTTACTGCCGGCTCTCCGTCCCGAGTTGCATCGGACATTGTTTATCCCACTTTGCCAGCCTTGACACCGGACCATGCTTCAAAGAAGTCCGATAGCAAGACCAAGTCGCCCACCATCCGCCACGTCCGTCAATCAGATGCCCCTACCAATCTCTCCCTACCGGATATTCCCGGCGTTCCACATGGAATCGGCAGCAAAAAGCGACACCGCGAGACGGAGGCCACTCAcgacccttctcttcccgATGTTCCAGGTGTGCCTCATGGCATCGgcaacaagaagagacacCGAGATGCAGCTGGGAGAGATGTTGACACGGAGAATGTGCCGCCAGCCGATACTGCCGCAGAAAACCGCAGTGCGAAGAGAGTTAAACTGAGCTCCCCATCTAAGCTCTCACCATTCAAGTTCTCCCCATCGAAGATGCCAACCCCTAGCCCCACCAAGGCGCGTTCACACACTCCTCTCCGATCGACCACAAGTGCTAGTCGAACGGGAACCCCAGCCAGTGCACGACAGAAGAGCCGTAATGCGCTGACTATGAGCCGGCTGAACGCGCTCGCCCAGCCAAAGAACCGCTCTTAA